In Mytilus edulis chromosome 6, xbMytEdul2.2, whole genome shotgun sequence, the following proteins share a genomic window:
- the LOC139528401 gene encoding metabotropic glutamate receptor 3-like has product MALLKGLLILCILNAVLGQEDCPATTTPCFYENIGFYPSDNNQANEHYYIGGLFGVHEMPNDAYSCSRSAIRDRGIINLQAFLWGIQNIGSTISVGGVALDSCSSSDQNIENILSFETCKVTLGETNPVSPRNLLAYVGPDRSTQVPAVSSLLYEMNKTHISHAATSPRLRDGDKDSFFLRTVPTDVKDVLMMKELLGKLNAKYVIAIYQDDEYGMGLFESFNSTMSQAGVCIVYKVKMTSTNMAEIAAQLRTRIATRYVALLMTSDNVKMLFDYLRSTSVPFPIGQFSFIGTSSWGTLTDVTSGGGISGYTVQISAPTSIENEVNQFYSYLESLKPSQNMRNPWYDKWWRSKVDCPTGILADCEATKSLVGKSYRDVYTPFTLMAIKAIKKGIEAVSQSECVGSAQVLCSNLLNQHNRGQLIRNAIILATDNNGRRYFQDNGELADNLVNFKIYKIDSTGSYNVFANYDGNNFILSGVAPAIDSQCPNSPCLECGEMPSSTQPTTKPPTTTTVTTTTDITEGGKYTQVLMLSTQEFTGVYADQRRDMYELRFELGQKWIIALGVLAGVGLLAVLVFEVYILYKLMGTKTGRQWRTLWLGQLLLFGIFLSYLTLFAYLPIPTDATCGITRFGVGLSYSIMFAVLLVKLMVILTSKSSEQSILADDIASPNYLKGIYQFLMFVFVVGVQVVIDAQWLILVPPRAVKVITNNGDEAWVCNHFTWEAKTGWRDMKNFVRTGFENHLISLVYIMFLILMNTVVAMRAHGIITNHRESIFIGIASGFCIPIWIAWGLVAGLNREHDVSHEFTDACMAFGLFITATLVLFSMFLPKVRQLVNMGVEGIYLEDDRESYYAQSVIMAPPSYKSRPSSVIYVNHTDPVVLSNGDPNHLKHPGSMYSGHSAPVYTKRPDAMYATASKSLKLTNDLSGKHPQQQERKRPQSEAGYMYRKTRSESGGTVRSLRKSRSQTDLGAL; this is encoded by the exons ATGGCGTTATTGAAGGGTTTACTCATCCTCTGTATACTGAATGCTGTTTTAGGACAAGAAGACTGTCCAGCCACCACTACACCTTGTTTCTATGAGAACATCGGATTTTATCCGTCAGACAATAACCAAGCTAATGAACATTACTACATCGGTGGGTTATTTGGTGTCCATGAGATGCCAAATGATGCTTACTCTTGTTCTAGATCCGCAATACGAGACCGCGGAATAATAAATCTGCAGGCATTCCTATGGGGAATTCAAAATATTGGTAGTACCATATCTGTAGGGGGCGTTGCGTTAGATTCATGCTCGTCCTCAGATCAAAATATCGAGAACATTCTCAGCTTTGAAACATGTAAAGTAACACTTGGCGAGACCAACCCAGTATCGCCTAGAAATTTACTGGCATACGTTGGTCCAGACCGAAGTACACAAGTACCGGCAGTGTCTTCACTGTTGTATGAAATGAATAAAACCCATATCAGCCATGCCGCCACATCGCCTCGTTTACGTGATGGCGATAAAGATTCGTTTTTCTTACGAACTGTACCGACTGATGTAAAAGATGTCCTAATGATGAAAGAACTCCTGGGTAAATTAAATGCTAAGTATGTTATTGCTATCTACCAAGACGATGAGTATGGGATGGGATTGTTTGAGTCGTTCAATTCCACGATGTCTCAAGCTGGTGTGTGTATAGTCTACAAAGTAAAAATGACATCAACAAATATGGCTGAGATAGCTGCACAGCTCCGGACCAGAATCGCTACTAGATATGTCGCGTTGTTGATGACATCTGACAATGTTAAAATGCTTTTTGATTATCTGCGTTCAACATCTGTACCGTTTCCTATTGGTCAGTTTTCATTCATTGGAACATCATCGTGGGGAACTTTGACTGACGTCACAAGTGGTGGTGGTATAAGTGGTTATACAGTGCAGATTTCCGCGCCAACGTCGATAGAGAACGAAGTCAATCAATTTTACAGCTATTTAGAATCACTCAAACCAAGCCAAAACATGCGCAATCCTTGGTACGATAAGTGGTGGAGGTCCAAGGTCGACTGCCCCACGGGAATTCTAGCTGACTGCGAGGCCACCAAATCTTTAGTTGGGAAATCATATAGAGATGTCTATACTCCTTTTACTCTGATGGCCATTAAGGCGATAAAGAAAGGTATTGAAGCTGTGTCTCAGTCAGAGTGCGTTGGTTCAGCACAAGTCTTATGCTCCAATCTGTTGAATCAGCATAATAGAGGTCAGCTGATCAGAAATGCCATCATTTTAGCCACAGACAACAATGGACGCCGGTATTTCCAGGATAATGGTGAACTGGCTGATAATTTGGTCaacttcaaaatttataaaatagacAGTACCGGAAGTTATAATGTG TTTGCTAACTATGATGGAAATAACTTCATTCTATCTGGTGTAGCACCTGCCATAGATTCTCAATGTCCAAACTCTCCTTGTTTGGAATGTGGTGAGATGCCATCTTCGACACAACCAACTACCAAACCACCTACGACGACCACAGTAACCACAACAACCGACATAACCGAGGGAGGGAAATACACCCAAGTACTCATGTTGTCGACACAGGAATTTACAGGAGTGTATGCTGACCAACGAAGAGATATGTACGAATTAAGATTTGAACTAGGACAGAAATGGATTATTGCGTTGGGAGTTTTGGCGGGTGTTGGTCTGTTAGCTGTCCTTGTAtttgaagtttatattttatacaagTTAATGGGAACGAAAACTGGACGTCAATGGAGAACATTATGGCTAGGACAGTTGCTTCTTTTTGGCATATTTTTATCCTACTTAACTCTATTTGCATATTTACCTATCCCAACCGACGCTACTTGCGGTATTACACGCTTTGGTGTAGGACTTTCATATTCAATTATGTTTGCTGTCCTTTTGGTTAAATTGATGGTCATTTTAACTTCAAAATCAAGCGAACAATCAATTTTAGCTGATGACATTGCATCTCCTAATTATCTTAAAGGCATCTATCAGTTTCTTATGTTTGTATTTGTCGTCGGTGTGCAGGTAGTAATTGACGCACAGTGGTTAATACTTGTTCCCCCAAGAGCAGTCAAGGTCATCACAAATAATGGAGACGAGGCTTGGGTGTGCAACCATTTCACATGGGAAGCAAAAACAGGATGGAGAGATATGAAGAACTTTGTTCGAACTGGCTTCGAAAATCATCTAATTTCTCTAGTTTACATTATGTTTCTAATATTGATGAATACTGTCGTGGCCATGAGAGCCCACGGAATTATAACTAATCATAGAGAAAGCATTTTTATTGGAATTGCGTCTGGTTTCTGTATTCCAATTTGGATTGCATGGGGTCTGGTAGCAGGACTCAACCGGGAACACGACGTATCACACGAGTTTACGGACGCCTGTATGGCATTTGGGTTGTTCATTACAGCTACCTTAGTTCTATTTTCGATGTTTCTACCAAAAGTCCGCCAACTTGTCAACATGGGCGTAGAAGGCATCTATCTGGAAGATGACAGGGAATCGTACTATGCACAGTCTGTTATCATGGCACCACCAAGCTATAAGAGCAGACCTAGCTCAGTAATATACGTCAATCATACAGATCCAGTTGTCCTTAGCAACGGCGATCCAA ATCATTTAAAACATCCTGGGAGCATGTATAGTGGTCACAGTGCTCCAGTTTATACGAAACGACCAGATGCAATGTATGCAACTGCAAGTAAAAGTCTAAAATTAACAAACGATTTATCTGGGAAACACCCACAACAACAAGAGAGGAAACGACCTCAATCAGAGGCAGGATATATGTACAGAAAAACCAGATCAGAAAGTGGAGGTACTGTAAGGAGTTTAAGAA AATCACGTTCACAGACAGATCTTGGTGCTCTTTGA